A single region of the Lepus europaeus isolate LE1 chromosome 1, mLepTim1.pri, whole genome shotgun sequence genome encodes:
- the GAL3ST2 gene encoding galactose-3-O-sulfotransferase 2 isoform X1 — protein MNGTWSLQIVLLLLVLAVFLLVGFLHMDVELLLPLLSGQAEGPPVTNVMFLKTHKTASSTVLNILYRFAEKHNLSTALPAGGRVHLGYPWLFLARYVEGAEEGGPGTPRRFNIMCNHLRFNLPEVQKVMPEDTFYFSILRDPGFQLESSFTYYKGYVPAFRHVKTLQAFLESPERFYNDSLVVRNAYARNNMWFDLGFDNNAPPEEGYVRARIADVEQRFQLMLIAEHFDESVVLLRHLLRWSLDDVVAFRLNLRSTRTVAHLPPESRELARRWCALDWRLYDHFNRTLWARLHTELGPRRLRADVARLRARRQELTELCLQDGAPQNQAQITDRLLRPFQSGQADILGYNLRPGLDNATLRMCRRMVMPELQYMAYLYARQFPEKPRKAIPLLEE, from the exons ATGAACGGCACCTG gtccCTGCAGATTGTGCTCCtcctcctggtcctggctgtgtTCCTGCTGGTGGGCTTCCTGCACATGGACGTGGAGCTGCTCCTGCC CCTGCTCAGTGGCCAGGCTGAGGGTCCTCCGGTCACCAACGTCATGTTCCTCAAGACCCACAAGACGGCCAGCAGCACCGTCCTCAACATCCTGTACCGCTTTGCTGAGAAGCACAACCTGTCCACTGCACTGCCTGCCGGCGGCCGCGTCCACCTGGGCTACCCCTGGCTCTTCCTGGCGCGCTACGTGGAGGGTGCGGAGGAGGGCGGCCCCGGCACTCCGCGGCGCTTCAACATCATGTGCAACCACCTGAGGTTTAACCTCCCTGAG GTGCAGAAGGTCATGCCGGAGGACACCTTCTACTTCTCCATCCTCAGAGACCCGGGCTTCCAGCTGGAGTCCTCCTTCACCTACTACAAGGGCTACGTGCCCGCCTTCCGCCACGTCAAGACGCTGCAGGCGTTCCTGGAGTCGCCCGAGCGCTTCTACAACGACAGCCTGGTGGTGAGGAACGCGTACGCGCGCAACAACATGTGGTTCGACCTGGGCTTCGACAACAACGCGCCGCCCGAGGAGGGCTACGTGCGCGCGCGCATCGCCGACGTGGAGCAGCGCTTCCAGCTCATGCTCATCGCGGAGCACTTCGACGAGTCCGTGGTGCTGCTGCGGCACCTGCTGCGCTGGAGCCTGGACGACGTGGTGGCTTTCAGGCTCAACTTGCGCAGCACGCGCACCGTGGCACACCTGCCGCCCGAGAGCCGCGAGCTGGCCCGGCGCTGGTGCGCGCTCGACTGGCGCCTGTACGACCACTTTAACCGCACGCTGTGGGCGCGGCTGCACACCGAGCTGGGCCCGCGCCGCCTGCGCGCCGACGTGGCCAGGCTGCGCGCTCGGCGCCAGGAGCTCACTGAGCTGTGCCTGCAGGACGGCGCTCCGCAGAACCAGGCGCAGATCACCGACCGGCTCCTGCGCCCCTTCCAGTCGGGCCAGGCCGACATCCTGGGCTATAACCTCAGGCCGGGGCTGGACAACGCCACGCTGCGCATGTGCCGGAGGATGGTGATGCCGGAGCTCCAGTACATGGCGTATCTGTACGCCCGGCAGTTCCCGGAGAAGCCCCGCAAGGCCATCCCCCTCCTGGAAGAGTAG
- the GAL3ST2 gene encoding galactose-3-O-sulfotransferase 2 isoform X2, protein MDVELLLPLLSGQAEGPPVTNVMFLKTHKTASSTVLNILYRFAEKHNLSTALPAGGRVHLGYPWLFLARYVEGAEEGGPGTPRRFNIMCNHLRFNLPEVQKVMPEDTFYFSILRDPGFQLESSFTYYKGYVPAFRHVKTLQAFLESPERFYNDSLVVRNAYARNNMWFDLGFDNNAPPEEGYVRARIADVEQRFQLMLIAEHFDESVVLLRHLLRWSLDDVVAFRLNLRSTRTVAHLPPESRELARRWCALDWRLYDHFNRTLWARLHTELGPRRLRADVARLRARRQELTELCLQDGAPQNQAQITDRLLRPFQSGQADILGYNLRPGLDNATLRMCRRMVMPELQYMAYLYARQFPEKPRKAIPLLEE, encoded by the exons ATGGACGTGGAGCTGCTCCTGCC CCTGCTCAGTGGCCAGGCTGAGGGTCCTCCGGTCACCAACGTCATGTTCCTCAAGACCCACAAGACGGCCAGCAGCACCGTCCTCAACATCCTGTACCGCTTTGCTGAGAAGCACAACCTGTCCACTGCACTGCCTGCCGGCGGCCGCGTCCACCTGGGCTACCCCTGGCTCTTCCTGGCGCGCTACGTGGAGGGTGCGGAGGAGGGCGGCCCCGGCACTCCGCGGCGCTTCAACATCATGTGCAACCACCTGAGGTTTAACCTCCCTGAG GTGCAGAAGGTCATGCCGGAGGACACCTTCTACTTCTCCATCCTCAGAGACCCGGGCTTCCAGCTGGAGTCCTCCTTCACCTACTACAAGGGCTACGTGCCCGCCTTCCGCCACGTCAAGACGCTGCAGGCGTTCCTGGAGTCGCCCGAGCGCTTCTACAACGACAGCCTGGTGGTGAGGAACGCGTACGCGCGCAACAACATGTGGTTCGACCTGGGCTTCGACAACAACGCGCCGCCCGAGGAGGGCTACGTGCGCGCGCGCATCGCCGACGTGGAGCAGCGCTTCCAGCTCATGCTCATCGCGGAGCACTTCGACGAGTCCGTGGTGCTGCTGCGGCACCTGCTGCGCTGGAGCCTGGACGACGTGGTGGCTTTCAGGCTCAACTTGCGCAGCACGCGCACCGTGGCACACCTGCCGCCCGAGAGCCGCGAGCTGGCCCGGCGCTGGTGCGCGCTCGACTGGCGCCTGTACGACCACTTTAACCGCACGCTGTGGGCGCGGCTGCACACCGAGCTGGGCCCGCGCCGCCTGCGCGCCGACGTGGCCAGGCTGCGCGCTCGGCGCCAGGAGCTCACTGAGCTGTGCCTGCAGGACGGCGCTCCGCAGAACCAGGCGCAGATCACCGACCGGCTCCTGCGCCCCTTCCAGTCGGGCCAGGCCGACATCCTGGGCTATAACCTCAGGCCGGGGCTGGACAACGCCACGCTGCGCATGTGCCGGAGGATGGTGATGCCGGAGCTCCAGTACATGGCGTATCTGTACGCCCGGCAGTTCCCGGAGAAGCCCCGCAAGGCCATCCCCCTCCTGGAAGAGTAG
- the NEU4 gene encoding sialidase-4 — MGPPRVPTRTVLFQRERTGLTYRVPALLPVPPGPTLLAFAEQRLSPDDSHAHRLVLRRGTLARGSVRWGALCVLDAAALQGHRSMNPCPVHDTSTGTIFLFFIAVLGHTSEAVQISTGRNAARLCCVTSRDAGLTWSSAWDLTEEAIGDAVQDWATFAVGPGHGVQLHSGRLLVPAYTYRVDRRECFGKICRTSPHSFAFYSDDHGRTWRHGGLVPNLRSGECQLAALGDGLLYCNARSPLGSRVQALSTDGGSSFLAGELVPALAETARGCQGSIVGFPAPPPSRPQGDGASAGTRSLPHCLHLCPGFQEAPEDSAGGPCEPRVPCGPSCPPQARSAGLGQPGPGVGPGGLPAASAVSPQRPAWLLYSHPTGRRARLHMGVRLSRTPLDPHSWTVPWVIHEGPSGYSDLASLGPVLAGAPAFACLFESGARASYEELSFCLFSLDEVLENIPPGRQPPSCTDKPSGTCQSS; from the exons ATGGGGCCCCCTCGTGTCCCCACCCGGACCGTGCTGTTCCAGCGGGAGCGGACCGGCCTGACGTACCGCGTGCCTGCACTACTCCCCGTGCCCCCTGGGCCCACCCTGCTGGCCTTCGCGGAGCAGCGGCTCAGCCCGGACGACTCCCATGCCCACCGCCTGGTGCTGAGGAGGGGCACGCTGGCCAGGGGCTCTGTGCGG TGgggtgccctgtgtgtgctggATGCTGCAGCCCTGCAAGGCCACCGCTCCATGAACCCCTGCCCCGTGCACGACACCAGCACCGGCaccatcttcctcttcttcattGCCGTGCTGGGCCACACGTCCGAGGCCGTTCAGATCAGCACAGGCAGGAACGCCGCGCGCCTCTGCTGCGTGACCAGCCGCGACGCCGGTCTCACCTGGAGCAGCGCCTGGGACCTCACCGAGGAGGCCATTGGCGACGCTGTGCAGG ACTGGGCCACCTTCGCAGTGGGCCCAGGCCACGGTGTCCAGCTGCACTCAGGCCGCCTGCTGGTGCCTGCCTACACCTACCGCGTGGACCGTCGCGAGTGCTTTGGGAAGATCTGCCGGACCAGCCCCCACTCCTTCGCCTTCTACAGTGATGACCACGGCCGCACCTGGCGCCACGGGGGCCTCGTGCCCAACCTGCGCTCGGGCGAATGCCAGCTGGCTGCGCTGGGGGACGGCCTCCTCTACTGCAATGCCCGGAGCCCCCTGGGCAGCCGTGTGCAGGCCCTGAGCACCGACGGGGGCAGCTCCTTCCTGGCTGGGGAGCTGGTGCCTGCCCTTGCCGAGACGGCCCGGGGCTGCCAGGGCAGCATCGTGGgcttcccagccccaccccccagcagacCCCAGGGTGACGGAGCGTCCGCAGGCACCAGGAGCCTCCCTCACTGTCTGCACCTCTGTCCTGGATTCCAGGAAGCCCCAGAGGACAGTGCTGGAGGCCCCTGTGAACCCCGGGTGCCCTGTGGGCCCTCCTGCCCCCCGCAGGCCCGGAGTGCTGGGCTGggacagcctggcccaggggtgggccctggagGGCTCCCTGCAGCCTCTGCGGTGTCCCCTCAGAGGCCCGCCTGGCTGCTGTACTCACACCCCACGGGGCGCAGGGCTCGGCTCCACATGGGGGTCCGCCTGAGCCGCACCCCCCTGGACCCCCACAGCTGGACGGTGCCCTGGGTGATCCACGAGGGCCCTAGCGGCTACTCGGACCTGGCGTCCCTCGGGCCTGTCCTTGCGGGAGCCCCGGCCTTCGCCTGCCTCTTCGAGAGTGGGGCCAGGGCCTCTTACGAGGAGCTCTCCTTCTGCTTGTTCTCTCTGGACGAAGTCCTGGAGAACATTCCCCCCGGCCGCCAGCCGCCCAGCTGCACGGACAAGCCTTCCGGGACCTGCCAGTCCTCCTGA